One window from the genome of Gadus morhua chromosome 16, gadMor3.0, whole genome shotgun sequence encodes:
- the LOC115561029 gene encoding putative gustatory receptor clone PTE03 has product MVNSSQFPYFLLTEYLDMGYLKYLYFVILLMLYIVIVVANAFLIVTICMKRSLHEPMYVFLCSLLVNELYGSAGLFPFLLLQITSDTHTISRSICFLQIYCLYTYGTVEFSNLAVMSYDRYLAICCPLHYKARLTSNKVALFIALIWLYSLIKFLVSTFLTFRLKLCGNVIDRLYCQIYYVTKLACSDTTVNNVWGLFASFVTIGVPLIPILFSYTKILRVCVNGSKETRQKAVSTCTPHIASLLIFTFGCGFEIFQSRYNMTSVPRILRIVLSLYFVTIQGLFSPIIYGLRLSKIRQICRNHFFRKKI; this is encoded by the coding sequence ATGGTCAATTCAAGTCAGTTTCCATATTTCCTACTGACTGAATACCTGGACATGGGCTATCTGAAGTACTTATATTTTGTGATTCTTTTGATGCTGTACATTGTGATTGTGGTTGCAAATGCTTTTCTCATTGTAACTATTTGTATGAAAAGAAGCCTACATGAGcctatgtatgtgtttctgtgtagccTGTTGGTTAATGAACTGTATGGTAGCGCTGGTCTATTTCCATTCCTCCTGCTGCAGATCACCTCAGACACTCACACCATATCTAGATCCATATGTTTCCTTCAGATCTACTGCTTGTACACCTATGGCACTGTGGAGTTTAGTAACCTGGCTGTGATGTCCTATGATAGGTACCTTGCTATCTGCTGTCCTCTGCATTATAAGGCTCGGCTGACCTCTAACAAGGTGGCTCTGTTCATCGCTCTCATATGGCTCTACTCTCTTATCAAGTTCCTAGTTTCTACTTTTCTGACTTTCCGTTTAAAACTCTGTGGGAACGTCATAGACCGACTATACTGTCAAATCTACTATGTGACCAAACTCGCGTGTTCTGATACCACAGTAAACAATGTCTGGGGTCTTTTTGCATCATTTGTGACCATTGGGGTTCCATTGATCCCCATCCTGTTCTCCTACACCAAGATCCTCAGGGTTTGTGTCAATGGTTCTAAAGAGACCAGACAGAAAGCAGTCAGTACCTGCACCCCCCACATCGCCTCCCTACTGATCTTCACCTTTGGGTGTGGATTTGAAATATTTCAGAGTAGATATAATATGACCAGTGTTCCCAGGATATTGCGTATTGTTTTATCGCTGTACTTTGTAACAATCCAAGGACTCTTTAGCCCTATAATTTATGGACTCAGGTTATCTAAAATAAGACAGATTTGTAGAAATCACTTTTTCCGAAAGAAGATTTAG